The Brassica oleracea var. oleracea cultivar TO1000 chromosome C6, BOL, whole genome shotgun sequence genome includes a region encoding these proteins:
- the LOC106298909 gene encoding germin-like protein subfamily 1 member 13 produces MRVSILITVLAVVISFAKAYDPSPLQDFCVAIDDPKNGVFVNGKFCKDPKQAKAEDFFYSGLNKAGNTNNDVKSNVTTVNVDKIPGLNTMGISLVRIDYAPYGQNPPHTHPRATEILVLLEGTLYVGFVSSNQDNNRLFAKVLQPGDVFVFPIGMIHFQVNIGKTPAVAFAGLSSQNAGVITIADTVFGSKPPINPEVLAMAFQLDVNVVKDLEAKFKN; encoded by the exons ATGAGGGTTTCAATCCTGATTACCGTATTAGCTGTGGTCATTTCCTTTGCCAAAGCTTATGATCCAAGCCCACTCCAAGACTTCTGTGTCGCAATTGATGACCCCAAAAATGGAG TTTTTGTGAATGGTAAGTTCTGTAAGGATCCAAAGCAAGCCAAGGCAGAAGATTTCTTCTACTCAGGACTCAATAAGGCCGGAAACACCAATAACGATGTCAAATCCAACGTGACAACAGTTAATGTCGATAAGATTCCAGGGCTAAACACTATGGGAATATCCTTGGTTCGCATAGACTATGCACCATATGGCCAAAACCCACCTCACACGCACCCTCGCGCCACTGAGATCCTTGTCCTTTTGGAGGGAACATTATACGTCGGTTTTGTTTCTTCCAATCAAGATAACAATCGTCTATTCGCCAAAGTATTGCAACCAGGTGACGTTTTTGTATTCCCCATAGGAATGATACATTTTCAGGTGAATATTGGGAAAACTCCCGCGGTAGCCTTTGCGGGACTGAGTAGTCAGAACGCTGGTGTCATCACGATCGCAGATACTGTGTTTGGGTCGAAGCCACCGATCAACCCGGAGGTTCTGGCTATGGCGTTCCAGTTGGATGTCAATGTTGTCAAAGACCTTGAGGCCAAGTTTAAGAACTGA